A window of Drosophila nasuta strain 15112-1781.00 unplaced genomic scaffold, ASM2355853v1 ctg14_pilon, whole genome shotgun sequence contains these coding sequences:
- the LOC132797592 gene encoding uncharacterized protein LOC132797592 isoform X2, with product MNSFIARRGVPLRMYSDNAINFVGTNNLLKELQMEFSKQQEKLQLFASELGMEWHFIPPRAPHFGGLWEAAVKSAKHLLVRQMANASLAESEVRAHLADVEAIRNSRLLTPLSSDPNDGEALTPGHLLIGQAIRLLPQGSVPDRPNKELTYLRRWQMLSTLRQWFWLAWSKDYIHNLQIRTKWKSPQPGLEVGCLVLVHEDNTPPQRWITGRVAGVTRGTDAQIRVAEIRTGTGTFKRPIHKLARLPVILNPTSGIPRWPVLNQAPCPTVHQATGTSQAKADSNRKTLVLNNTLWTLGGL from the exons ATGAACAG CTTCATCGCAAGGCGTGGCGTTCCACTTCGGATGTATTCGGACAACGCCATCAACTTCGTCGGGACAAACAACCTACTCAAGGAGCTACAGATGGAGTTCTCgaagcagcaggagaaacTGCAGTTGTTCGCGTCGGAGCTGGGGATGGAATGGCACTTCATCCCTCCTCGAGCCCCACATTTCGGAGGGCTGTGGGAGGCCGCGGTGAAATCCGCAAAGCATCTTCTCGTCCGGCAAATGGCCAACGCGTCACTGGCGGAAAGCGAGGTCAGAGCTCATCTGGCAGATGTCGAGGCCATTCGCAACTCGCGGCTTCTCACTCCACTCAGCTCCGATCCCAACGATGGCGAGGCTCTAACGCCGGGCCATCTTCTAATCGGGCAAGCCATACGTTTGCTGCCTCAAGGATCCGTGCCAGACAGGCCCAACAAAGAGCTGACGTATTTGCGAAGGTGGCAAATGTTATCCACGCTCAGACAGTGGTTTTGGCTCGCGTGGTCGAAGGACTACATCCACAACCTCCAAATCCGCACCAAATGGAAATCTCCACAGCCCGGCTTGGAGGTCGGATGCCTCGTCCTGGTTCACGAGGACAACACGCCACCTCAGCGGTGGATAACTGGAAGGGTCGCAGGCGTAACCCGAGGAACAGACGCCCAAATACGGGTGGCCGAAATTAGAACGGGCACTGGCACATTCAAGCGCCCAATCCACAAATTAGCACGGTTGCCAGTAATTTTAAATCCCACGTCGGGTATTCCAAGGTGGCCGGtgttaaatcaagcgccttgtcccACT GTGCATCAAGCAACTGGAACCAGTCAGGCCAAAGCCGACTCAAATCGGAAGACTTTAGTGTTAAATAACACCCTTTGGACTTTGGGGGGACTTTAA
- the LOC132797592 gene encoding uncharacterized protein LOC132797592 isoform X1: MNSFIARRGVPLRMYSDNAINFVGTNNLLKELQMEFSKQQEKLQLFASELGMEWHFIPPRAPHFGGLWEAAVKSAKHLLVRQMANASLAESEVRAHLADVEAIRNSRLLTPLSSDPNDGEALTPGHLLIGQAIRLLPQGSVPDRPNKELTYLRRWQMLSTLRQWFWLAWSKDYIHNLQIRTKWKSPQPGLEVGCLVLVHEDNTPPQRWITGRVAGVTRGTDAQIRVAEIRTGTGTFKRPIHKLARLPVILNPTSGIPRWPVLNQAPCPTVSLFSLTEQLHFSLNLALFFCYSCYSLIISFRSSLFSNYYCRNNRKQ, encoded by the exons ATGAACAG CTTCATCGCAAGGCGTGGCGTTCCACTTCGGATGTATTCGGACAACGCCATCAACTTCGTCGGGACAAACAACCTACTCAAGGAGCTACAGATGGAGTTCTCgaagcagcaggagaaacTGCAGTTGTTCGCGTCGGAGCTGGGGATGGAATGGCACTTCATCCCTCCTCGAGCCCCACATTTCGGAGGGCTGTGGGAGGCCGCGGTGAAATCCGCAAAGCATCTTCTCGTCCGGCAAATGGCCAACGCGTCACTGGCGGAAAGCGAGGTCAGAGCTCATCTGGCAGATGTCGAGGCCATTCGCAACTCGCGGCTTCTCACTCCACTCAGCTCCGATCCCAACGATGGCGAGGCTCTAACGCCGGGCCATCTTCTAATCGGGCAAGCCATACGTTTGCTGCCTCAAGGATCCGTGCCAGACAGGCCCAACAAAGAGCTGACGTATTTGCGAAGGTGGCAAATGTTATCCACGCTCAGACAGTGGTTTTGGCTCGCGTGGTCGAAGGACTACATCCACAACCTCCAAATCCGCACCAAATGGAAATCTCCACAGCCCGGCTTGGAGGTCGGATGCCTCGTCCTGGTTCACGAGGACAACACGCCACCTCAGCGGTGGATAACTGGAAGGGTCGCAGGCGTAACCCGAGGAACAGACGCCCAAATACGGGTGGCCGAAATTAGAACGGGCACTGGCACATTCAAGCGCCCAATCCACAAATTAGCACGGTTGCCAGTAATTTTAAATCCCACGTCGGGTATTCCAAGGTGGCCGGtgttaaatcaagcgccttgtcccACTGTAAGCCTGTtcagcctaactgagcagttacattttagtctcaatcttgcgctcttcTTTTGCTACAGTTGTTACAGTTTAAttataagctttcgctcatCTTTGTTTTCTAACTACTATTGTCGGAATAAccgcaaacaataa
- the LOC132797534 gene encoding eukaryotic translation elongation factor 2: MVNFTVDEIRGLMDKKRNIRNMSVIAHVDHGKSTLTDSLVSKAGIIAGAKAGETRFTDTRKDEQERCITIKSTAISMYFEVEDKDLVFITHADQREKDCKGFLINLIDSPGHVDFSSEVTAALRVTDGALVVVDCVSGVCVQTETVLRQAIAERIKPILFMNKMDRALLELQLDAEELYQTFQRIVENVNVIIATYNDDGGPMGEVRVDPSKGSVGFGSGLHGWAFTLKQFSEMYSEKFKIDVVKLMNRLWGENFFNAKTKKWQKQKEVDNKRSFCMYILDPIYKVFDAIMNYKKEEINNLLEKIGVALKHEDKDKDGKALLKTVMRTWLPAGEALLQMIAIHLPSPVVAQKYRMEMLYEGPHDDEAAVAVKNCDPDGPLMMYISKMVPTSDKGRFYAFGRVFSGKVATGQKCRIMGPNYTPGKKEDLYEKAIQRTILMMGRYVEAIEDVPSGNICGLVGVDQFLVKTGTITTFKDAHNMKVMKFSVSPVVRVAVEPKNPADLPKLVEGLKRLAKSDPMVQCIIEESGEHIIAGAGELHLEICLKDLEEDHACIPLKKSDPVVSYRETVSEESNQMCLSKSPNKHNRLLMKALPMPDGLPEDIDNGDVSSKDDFKVRARYLAEKYDYDVTEARKIWCFGPDGTGPNFILDCTKSVQYLNEIKDSVVAGFQWASKEGIMADENLRGVRFNIYDVTLHADAIHRGGGQIIPTTRRCLYAAAITAGPRLMEPVYLCEIQCPEVAVGGIYGVLNRRRGHVFEENQVVGTPMFVVKAYLPVNESFGFTADLRSNTGGQAFPQCVFDHWQVLPGDPCEPSSKPYQIVQDTRKRKGLKEGLPDLSQYLDKL, encoded by the exons ATG GTCAACTTCACCGTCGACGAAATCCGTGGCTTGATGGACAAGAAGCGTAATATTCGCAACATGTCCGTAATTGCTCACGTTGATCATGGTAAGTCTACCCTGACTGACTCGTTGGTGTCCAAAGCTGGTATTATTGCTGGTGCAAAGGCTGGCGAGACCCGTTTCACCGATACTCGTAAGGATGAACAGGAGCGCTGCATCACCATCAAGTCAAC TGCTATCTCCATGTACTTTGAGGTGGAAGATAAGGATTTGGTGTTCATCACCCACGCTGATCAGCGTGAGAAGGACTGCAAGGGTTTCTTGATCAATCTAATTGATTCGCCCGGTCACGTTGATTTTTCATCCGAAGTGACAGCTGCTCTGCGTGTTACCGATGGCGCTCTCGTCGTCGTTGACTGTGTCTCTGGTGTGTGCGTGCAAACCGAGACTGTGCTGCGTCAGGCAATTGCCGAGCGTATTAAGCCTATTCTGTTCATGAATAAAATGGATCGTGCGCTTTTGGAGCTGCAACTGGATGCTGAGGAGCTGTATCAGACTTTCCAGCGGATTGTTGAGAATGTAAACGTTATTATTGCCACCTACAACGACGATGGCGGTCCAATGGGTGAAGTGCGCGTGGATCCCTCAAAGGGCTCGGTTGGTTTTGGATCAGGTCTTCACGGTTGGGCTTTCACTCTCAAGCAGTTCTCGGAGATGTACTCTGAGAAGTTCAAGATCGATGTTGTCAAGCTAATGAACCG ACTTTGGGGAGAGAACTTCTTCAATGCGAAAACTAAGAAGTGGCAGAAGCAAAAGGAAGTGGACAACAAACGTTCCTTCTGTATGTACATTTTGGATCCCATTTACAAAGTATTTGATGCTATTATGAACTACAAGAAGGAAGAAATAAACAATCTGCTAGAGAAGATCGGCGTTGCTCTTAAGCATGAAGATAAAGACAAGGACGGTAAAGCTTTATTGAAAACCGTGATGCGCACCTGGCTGCCAGCCGGAGAAGCTCTGCTTCAGATGATTGCAATTCATTTGCCATCACCTGTTGTTGCTCAGAAGTACCGTATGGAGATGCTGTACGAGGGACCTCATGACGATGAGGCTGCCGTTGCTGTCAAGAACTGCGATCCCGATGGTCCACTTATGATGTATATCTCAAAAATGGTTCCGACCTCAGATAAGGGACGTTTCTACGCTTTCGGACGTGTGTTCTCCGGCAAAGTCGCCACTGGCCAGAAGTGCCGCATCATGGGCCCCAACTACACGCCCGGCAAAAAGGAAGATTTGTATGAGAAGGCTATCCAACGTACCATTCTAATGATGGGTCGTTACGTTGAAGCCATCGAAGATGTGCCTTCTGGCAATATCTGTGGGCTGGTCGGAGTCGATCAGTTTTTGGTTAAAACTGGTACCATCACTACATTCAAAGATGCCCATAACATGAAg GTGATGAAGTTCTCCGTTTCACCTGTTGTGCGCGTGGCCGTGGAGCCTAAGAACCCAGCCGACTTACCCAAATTGGTTGAGGGTCTGAAACGTTTGGCCAAATCTGATCCTATGGTACAGTGCATCATTGAGGAATCTGGCGAGCACATCATTGCCGGTGCCGGTGAATTGCATTTGGAAATCTGTCTTAAGGATCTAGAAGAAGATCACGCATGTATCCCCTTGAAGAAATCCGATCCTGTGGTCTCCTACCGTGAAACCGTCTCCGAAGAGTCGAACCAGATGTGCTTGTCAAAGTCTCCCAACAAGCACAACCGTCTGCTCATGAAAGCTCTACCCATGCCTGATGGTCTGCCCGAAGATATTGACAATGGTGACGTTAGCTCCAAAGATGACTTCAAGGTCCGTGCCCGATATTTAGCTGAGAAGTACGACTACGATGTGACTGAAGCCCGTAAGATCTGGTGCTTTGGTCCCGATGGCACTGGACCCAACTTCATTCTCGACTGCACCAAGTCCGTGCAGTACCTTAATGAAATCAAGGATTCTGTGGTTGCCGGCTTCCAGTGGGCCTCTAAGGAAGGTATTATGGCTGATGAGAATTTGCGTGGTGTTCGCTTTAACATCTATGATGTTACCCTCCACGCTGATGCCATTCATCGTGGTGGTGGCCAGATCATTCCAACTACACGTCGTTGTCTGTATGCTGCTGCTATTACTGCCGGACCTCGCTTGATGGAGCCCGTCTATCTATGCGAAATCCAGTGCCCCGAAGTCGCAGTTGGTGGCATTTACGGCGTGTTAAACAGACGTCGTGGTCACGTTTTCGAGGAGAATCAAGTGGTTGGTACGCCGATGTTCGTAGTGAAGGCATATCTTCCTGTCAACGAGTCCTTCGGCTTTACTGCTGATCTACGTTCTAACACCGGTGGTCAGGCCTTCCCACAGTGTGTGTTTGACCATTGGCAAGTGCTGCCTGGTGATCCATGCGAGCCGTCTAGCAAGCCCTATCAAATTGTTCAAGATACCCGTAAGCGCAAGGGTCTCAAGGAGGGTCTGCCTGACCTATCGCAGTATTTGGACAAGTTGTAA